In one Prosthecochloris aestuarii DSM 271 genomic region, the following are encoded:
- the glyA gene encoding serine hydroxymethyltransferase, whose protein sequence is MSIEILQKQDKEIFDAISNEVLRQTETLELIASENFASKAVMEACGSVMTNKYAEGYPGKRYYGGCEFVDVAEDLARERAKKLFGCQYVNVQPHSGSSANMGVLFSVLKPGDTIMGLDLSHGGHLTHGSSVNFSGQLFDAHSYGVDRETGLIDMDRVEDMALSVRPRLIICGASAYSQGFDFKAFRQIADKVGAFLMADIAHPAGLIAAGLLNDPMPHCHFVTTTTHKTLRGPRGGMIMMGEDFENPMGITIKTKAGRRTKMMSEVIDAEIMPGIQGGPLMHIIAAKAVAFGEALQPEFKEYAVQVRANAAAMAQKFISLDYNIVSGGTKNHLMLIDLRNKNVTGKVAENLLHEAGITVNKNMVPFDDKSPFVTSGIRIGTPAMTTRGMTESHAEAIVSLIDRVIGAAGSPDAGTVCGEVRSEIKAMCGTLPLNDFSPTL, encoded by the coding sequence TTTTCGACGCTATATCGAACGAAGTTCTTCGCCAGACCGAAACGCTTGAGCTTATAGCTTCGGAAAACTTTGCCAGCAAGGCGGTTATGGAAGCCTGCGGGTCCGTGATGACCAACAAATACGCAGAGGGTTATCCCGGAAAGCGCTATTACGGCGGCTGCGAGTTTGTCGATGTTGCCGAAGACCTTGCCAGAGAGCGTGCGAAAAAACTCTTTGGCTGTCAGTATGTCAATGTTCAGCCTCATTCGGGTTCAAGCGCAAATATGGGCGTGCTTTTTTCTGTGCTGAAACCCGGGGATACAATCATGGGCCTCGATCTTTCTCACGGCGGCCATTTGACCCACGGTAGTTCGGTGAACTTTTCCGGTCAGCTTTTTGATGCACACTCTTACGGTGTTGATCGTGAGACAGGACTCATTGATATGGACAGGGTTGAGGATATGGCTCTTTCGGTCCGCCCGAGGCTGATTATCTGCGGAGCAAGCGCTTACTCTCAGGGATTTGATTTCAAGGCGTTCCGCCAGATCGCAGACAAAGTCGGCGCGTTTCTTATGGCCGATATCGCTCATCCGGCAGGTCTTATCGCTGCAGGTCTTCTCAACGATCCCATGCCTCATTGCCATTTTGTGACGACGACGACCCACAAGACGCTCAGAGGTCCTCGCGGCGGCATGATCATGATGGGAGAGGATTTCGAAAATCCCATGGGGATCACGATCAAGACTAAAGCGGGTCGTAGGACCAAGATGATGTCTGAAGTTATCGATGCCGAGATCATGCCCGGTATCCAGGGTGGTCCGCTTATGCACATCATCGCGGCAAAGGCTGTCGCTTTTGGAGAGGCGCTCCAGCCGGAGTTCAAAGAATATGCTGTTCAGGTCCGTGCAAATGCAGCCGCGATGGCACAGAAATTTATCAGTCTCGATTACAATATCGTCAGCGGAGGTACGAAAAATCATCTGATGCTTATCGATCTCCGCAATAAGAATGTCACGGGCAAGGTAGCCGAAAACCTTCTGCATGAGGCCGGTATTACCGTCAACAAAAATATGGTTCCGTTCGATGACAAATCTCCTTTTGTGACCAGCGGCATCCGCATCGGCACTCCGGCAATGACGACCAGAGGTATGACGGAGTCTCATGCCGAAGCCATTGTTTCGCTGATCGACCGTGTTATCGGAGCTGCCGGCAGTCCTGATGCCGGGACCGTCTGTGGTGAAGTCCGTTCGGAGATTAAAGCCATGTGCGGAACTCTCCCTCTCAATGATTTCAGCCCGACTCTCTGA
- a CDS encoding Nif11-like leader peptide family natural product precursor: MAIDSARAFLDKITSDDNFRSRLVSELARKRTELVREAGFDFTEDELEEAKSSLSPGALGHVAGWFCDVEKEDQATFRGRRCGGGLWH; the protein is encoded by the coding sequence ATGGCTATCGATTCTGCACGCGCATTTCTTGATAAAATCACTTCTGACGATAATTTCCGCAGCAGGCTTGTCAGCGAACTGGCAAGAAAACGTACGGAGCTGGTTCGGGAGGCCGGTTTTGATTTTACAGAGGATGAGCTTGAGGAGGCAAAATCATCGTTGTCTCCCGGTGCGCTCGGTCATGTCGCCGGCTGGTTCTGTGATGTTGAGAAAGAGGATCAGGCGACGTTTCGCGGGAGACGATGCGGGGGTGGTTTGTGGCATTGA
- the dnaG gene encoding DNA primase has product MIPQQKIDEIRQSIDIVDIIADYVKLQPSGRNYKALSPFTAEKTPSFVVSPDKQIYKCFSSGKGGNVFTFLMEVEKISFPEAIEVVAKRAGIDISQYRHTSQDRDQKHNNEYDTLKWAGRLYNRQLHSPSGKEGLHYLVNERKLSQKTIMTFGVGYAPDSWDFLTGEAGRSAIPVESLSLTGLLYHNARKNSSYDYFRNRIMFPIFSVAGQVIGFGGRTLSSDPNSPKYLNSPETPFFDKSKVLYGLHAARNEIRRNGQAILVEGYMDVLALHQAGITTAVASCGTALTKYQAAILQRYCSEVLFLYDADDAGQKSMLSGIDILVSSGLTPWTATLPEGDDPDSFIRKQGKEAFLDYIKENRLSFIDFQLAFHLKKGAMNEPRNKAIAVRSMLKTIHLVQDSMQKELYLQELEQKLGISMAVLREIMLQMRAGQKQATQKPAPQHSGTDSEEPGLRISVQEKTFLKALLESVEYGNEVLEFASSHQELLQLSNPAATTVLTHLLNSYRNSIAHSGAHLDVAAEIGSIEDADARGLASGLLIDPPVSAHWQASFDEEQQKAKRCLTAFLDSFKHLILNHFRQQKTNLISRLRSAANLEEEKSLSSDLALLVREEQKTENEVNAMIRSILNPNG; this is encoded by the coding sequence ATGATACCACAACAGAAAATCGATGAAATCCGTCAGAGTATCGACATTGTCGATATTATCGCAGATTATGTCAAACTCCAGCCATCAGGAAGAAACTATAAAGCGCTCTCTCCGTTTACCGCTGAAAAAACCCCATCATTTGTCGTTTCCCCCGACAAGCAGATTTACAAATGCTTCTCATCCGGCAAAGGAGGCAACGTTTTCACCTTCCTGATGGAAGTCGAAAAAATATCATTTCCCGAAGCCATAGAAGTGGTCGCTAAACGTGCAGGCATCGATATCAGCCAGTACCGTCACACTTCTCAGGATAGAGACCAGAAACATAACAACGAATACGACACCCTGAAATGGGCAGGCAGGCTCTACAACCGACAGCTTCACTCCCCTTCTGGAAAAGAAGGATTACACTATCTGGTCAATGAGCGAAAGTTATCTCAGAAAACCATCATGACCTTCGGAGTCGGCTATGCTCCGGACAGCTGGGATTTTCTGACAGGAGAAGCAGGGCGTTCAGCAATACCCGTCGAGTCACTCTCCCTGACAGGCCTGCTCTATCACAACGCACGGAAAAACTCCTCCTACGACTACTTCCGTAACCGGATCATGTTCCCTATTTTCTCTGTCGCAGGACAGGTGATCGGGTTCGGTGGACGAACGCTCAGCAGTGACCCCAACTCCCCGAAGTACCTCAATTCACCCGAAACACCTTTTTTCGACAAGTCGAAAGTCCTTTACGGACTTCATGCCGCAAGGAACGAGATCCGCAGAAACGGACAGGCAATACTTGTCGAAGGCTATATGGATGTTCTGGCACTCCACCAGGCCGGCATCACGACAGCAGTCGCATCGTGCGGGACAGCTCTGACAAAATACCAGGCCGCAATACTGCAGCGATATTGCAGTGAAGTACTCTTTCTCTATGACGCTGACGATGCAGGGCAGAAATCGATGCTTTCAGGCATAGACATCCTCGTCAGCTCCGGACTGACACCCTGGACCGCCACTCTGCCCGAAGGGGATGATCCTGACAGTTTCATACGAAAACAGGGCAAAGAGGCGTTCCTCGACTACATCAAGGAAAACAGACTCTCGTTTATCGATTTTCAGCTTGCCTTTCACCTGAAAAAAGGAGCGATGAACGAACCCCGCAACAAGGCGATCGCAGTTCGTTCGATGCTGAAAACAATCCATCTCGTTCAGGACAGTATGCAGAAAGAACTCTACCTTCAGGAGCTGGAACAGAAGCTGGGTATCAGCATGGCTGTGCTCCGCGAAATCATGCTTCAGATGCGGGCCGGTCAGAAACAGGCAACCCAAAAGCCAGCTCCTCAGCACTCCGGAACCGACTCAGAGGAGCCCGGCCTTCGGATTTCCGTGCAGGAAAAAACGTTTCTGAAAGCGTTGCTTGAGAGCGTCGAATACGGCAACGAAGTGCTTGAATTCGCATCTTCCCATCAGGAGCTGCTGCAGCTATCGAATCCTGCAGCGACCACCGTGCTCACCCATCTGCTCAACAGCTACCGCAATTCGATCGCGCATTCAGGAGCACATCTCGACGTGGCAGCCGAAATAGGCTCGATAGAGGACGCCGACGCAAGAGGCCTCGCCTCCGGACTGCTCATCGACCCCCCTGTCAGCGCCCACTGGCAGGCATCATTTGATGAGGAACAGCAAAAAGCAAAGCGCTGCCTGACAGCGTTTCTGGACTCCTTCAAGCACCTGATTCTCAATCATTTCCGCCAGCAGAAGACAAATCTGATAAGCCGGTTACGCTCTGCAGCCAATCTTGAAGAAGAAAAAAGCCTGAGCTCGGATCTCGCCCTCCTGGTCAGGGAAGAACAGAAAACGGAAAACGAAGTAAACGCGATGATCCGCTCCATTTTAAACCCAAACGGCTGA
- a CDS encoding MotA/TolQ/ExbB proton channel family protein, which produces MKQGLFTAILIAITYAVSLSFYVWMGTTSPDSMFHAVYKGGPVVSVLMALILMVIAYIVERIIALNKASGKGNIAEFVKSLKSDVDNGQIDSAISKCDDHQSSLAAVMRAVFERYKMLSIHSVTDREKKISEMEKAVEEATIMEMPLLEKNLVAISTIASISTMVGLLGTTMGMIRAFTAMATSGAPDAVQLSLGISEALFNTALGIFGGIIGIVTYNIFTHKVDAFTYVIDEAAFYIIQTLGSAKSE; this is translated from the coding sequence ATGAAACAGGGTTTATTTACCGCAATCCTGATCGCGATCACCTATGCTGTTTCCCTGAGCTTTTATGTCTGGATGGGCACGACCTCTCCGGATTCGATGTTTCACGCAGTCTATAAGGGAGGCCCTGTCGTTTCTGTGCTAATGGCACTGATCCTGATGGTGATCGCCTACATTGTCGAGCGAATCATTGCGCTCAACAAGGCGTCGGGAAAAGGAAATATTGCGGAGTTTGTCAAAAGCCTTAAATCGGATGTCGATAACGGGCAGATCGATTCGGCTATTTCAAAATGCGATGATCATCAGAGTTCTCTTGCAGCAGTGATGCGGGCCGTGTTCGAGCGATACAAGATGCTATCTATTCACAGCGTTACCGACAGGGAAAAGAAGATCAGCGAGATGGAAAAAGCGGTAGAGGAGGCGACCATCATGGAGATGCCGCTGCTCGAGAAAAATCTTGTAGCGATATCTACGATTGCCTCTATTTCAACGATGGTGGGTCTTCTCGGGACGACCATGGGTATGATCCGGGCGTTTACCGCGATGGCAACCAGCGGAGCCCCTGATGCGGTCCAGCTGTCTTTGGGTATTTCAGAAGCACTGTTCAATACGGCACTGGGTATTTTTGGCGGGATTATCGGGATTGTCACCTACAATATTTTCACCCACAAAGTGGATGCGTTTACCTATGTGATCGATGAGGCGGCATTCTATATTATACAGACGCTCGGGTCCGCTAAATCAGAGTAG
- a CDS encoding ExbD/TolR family protein produces MSKIKSKRIGFRIDMTPMVDVAFLLLTFFMLTTKFRPPEPVKVDIPSSHSEQKVPESGILTVTISGDNAYFMGVSSQPDRVALFERVIGPKLKASGADPAAVEDSLQHFKLAESFPVDRGEIERFVMTARVSNQKIRPVVKADMSADFEAVDHVLKVFKESNILTFNLVTALEKEGG; encoded by the coding sequence ATGTCGAAGATTAAATCCAAAAGGATTGGTTTCAGGATCGATATGACGCCGATGGTCGATGTGGCATTTCTTCTGCTGACCTTTTTTATGCTGACCACGAAGTTTCGTCCACCCGAGCCGGTGAAAGTTGATATTCCTTCTTCCCATTCGGAACAGAAAGTCCCCGAATCGGGAATTCTCACCGTCACGATCAGCGGTGATAACGCGTACTTCATGGGGGTCTCCTCGCAGCCCGACAGAGTGGCTCTTTTTGAACGTGTTATCGGGCCAAAACTCAAGGCATCAGGTGCCGACCCTGCCGCTGTCGAAGATTCCCTGCAGCATTTCAAACTTGCCGAGAGTTTTCCTGTCGATCGGGGAGAAATTGAGAGGTTCGTCATGACAGCCAGGGTCTCAAACCAGAAAATCCGTCCAGTCGTCAAGGCGGATATGAGTGCTGATTTTGAGGCCGTTGATCATGTGCTGAAGGTGTTTAAGGAATCCAATATTCTTACCTTCAATCTGGTAACCGCTCTCGAGAAGGAGGGAGGCTGA
- a CDS encoding ExbD/TolR family protein codes for MGLVDSPNDRRSSRKGNRQSKRLGFHIDMTPMVDVAFLLLTFFMLTTTFGKPNTMEINIPPESGEVKIAENNVMTFRIVEDGYAYWSIGDQTPTRISLYDEGRERGAMSLGKELRLMLRQQTALNAKLVIIVKISDRAKYKYLVDLIDEFNLLQIDRFSLDDFTDDDASAVGMVASTGSNVGRDAAMN; via the coding sequence ATGGGACTGGTTGATTCTCCTAATGATCGCAGATCTTCACGTAAAGGCAACCGTCAGAGTAAACGTCTCGGTTTTCATATTGATATGACGCCGATGGTGGATGTGGCGTTCCTGCTGCTGACGTTCTTCATGCTGACAACGACCTTCGGCAAGCCCAATACCATGGAGATCAATATTCCGCCAGAGAGCGGAGAGGTCAAGATTGCCGAAAACAACGTTATGACATTCCGTATCGTTGAAGACGGTTATGCATACTGGTCGATCGGTGATCAGACTCCGACCCGGATCAGCCTGTACGACGAAGGCCGTGAACGCGGAGCAATGTCGCTCGGAAAGGAGCTTCGTCTCATGCTCCGTCAGCAGACCGCCTTGAACGCTAAGTTGGTAATTATTGTCAAAATCAGCGACAGGGCCAAGTACAAGTACCTTGTCGATCTTATTGATGAGTTCAATCTTCTTCAGATCGACCGTTTCAGTCTCGATGATTTTACCGATGATGACGCCAGTGCCGTGGGTATGGTTGCTTCAACCGGCAGTAACGTCGGGCGTGATGCGGCAATGAACTGA
- a CDS encoding energy transducer TonB, whose protein sequence is MALNFDNVHKDAPVKVRRWSFSGGFLDTDRLRKIGYGNLVLRKQSHLFLGHGVIVAVLILFMFWSVTANWSNLSGLLGFSPDSSDDPTCYTVITSVTQLPPPPPIDRPEPPPIKAAAPPAPVPVEKPANVGKVKQVKEAEAPPEQTLATQNEIKDAIQHQSALEAGAGTGPFLEDGPVFIPCETMPTFVKQKKPRYPDIARQAGIEGKVIVSVLIAENGKPIKASVVKRIPADCRVFDTVAIDALMTSLYSPGIQNGSPVKVWLTVPMRFKLD, encoded by the coding sequence GTGGCTTTGAATTTTGATAATGTCCATAAGGATGCGCCAGTAAAAGTCCGGAGATGGTCGTTCAGCGGGGGGTTCCTCGATACCGATCGGTTGAGAAAGATCGGTTATGGCAATCTCGTGTTACGAAAACAGAGTCATCTGTTTCTCGGTCATGGTGTGATCGTCGCGGTACTGATTCTTTTTATGTTCTGGTCTGTGACCGCCAACTGGAGTAATCTTTCCGGTTTGCTCGGCTTTTCACCCGATTCATCGGATGATCCGACCTGCTATACCGTTATTACCAGTGTGACGCAGCTTCCTCCGCCACCACCGATAGATCGTCCGGAACCTCCCCCGATCAAGGCAGCAGCTCCTCCGGCGCCGGTGCCTGTCGAGAAACCGGCAAATGTCGGCAAGGTCAAGCAGGTTAAAGAGGCAGAGGCGCCTCCTGAACAGACGCTTGCTACACAGAATGAAATCAAGGATGCGATACAGCATCAGTCGGCTCTTGAAGCTGGTGCGGGAACAGGACCTTTTCTCGAGGATGGACCGGTGTTTATTCCTTGTGAAACCATGCCGACTTTTGTCAAACAGAAGAAGCCGCGGTATCCCGATATCGCGCGTCAGGCGGGCATTGAAGGCAAGGTTATCGTCAGTGTGCTGATCGCTGAAAACGGAAAGCCAATCAAGGCTTCGGTTGTTAAACGCATTCCGGCTGATTGTCGGGTATTTGATACCGTGGCTATCGATGCACTTATGACGTCGCTCTATTCACCGGGAATACAGAACGGCTCTCCTGTAAAAGTCTGGCTGACCGTTCCCATGCGTTTCAAGCTGGATTGA
- a CDS encoding aspartate aminotransferase family protein → MTSILNKETEHELFFHNYARLPLAITHGKGVYLFDENSNRYLDMISGIGVNALGYGDERLIEAIHDQAKKIIHASNLFMLEPQFKLASKLLDISGLSKVFFANSGTEAIEAAMKLSRKWASLSGSTGKKEILSLSNCFHGRTYGAMSLTAKPKYLEGFDPLLPGTGSIAFNDIEDLKRKITSNTAAVFIEFVQGEGGIHQISREFVEELKKLRETHNFLIVADEIQAGCGRTGKFFSYMHFDIDPDLVCVAKPLGGGLPLGAVIGSRKVQDVFAAGNHGTTFGGNPVACAAGHALIETLYSKKIMEHALATGSWIKAALTKLAETHTQIQEIRQYGLMIGITVNRDAAYYVQESLKRRVLVNATSQNVIRLLPPLTITVEEAQQCIDCLDEIFSEEQ, encoded by the coding sequence ATGACCAGCATACTCAATAAAGAGACTGAACACGAACTGTTCTTCCATAATTATGCAAGGCTTCCCCTCGCTATTACTCACGGCAAAGGGGTCTACCTCTTTGACGAAAACAGCAACCGCTACCTCGACATGATATCGGGCATCGGTGTCAACGCGCTGGGATACGGTGACGAGAGGCTTATCGAAGCCATTCATGATCAGGCAAAAAAGATCATTCATGCCTCCAATCTCTTCATGCTTGAACCTCAATTCAAACTGGCATCGAAGCTGCTCGACATCTCGGGACTTTCGAAAGTATTTTTTGCAAACAGCGGAACCGAGGCGATAGAAGCAGCCATGAAACTGTCAAGAAAATGGGCATCTCTTTCAGGCAGCACCGGAAAAAAAGAGATCCTCTCCCTTTCAAACTGCTTTCATGGAAGAACCTACGGAGCAATGTCTCTGACTGCAAAACCGAAATATCTGGAAGGTTTCGACCCGCTTCTGCCGGGCACAGGCAGTATCGCCTTCAATGATATTGAGGATCTGAAAAGAAAGATCACCAGCAACACAGCCGCTGTCTTTATCGAATTCGTTCAGGGAGAAGGCGGCATTCATCAGATATCCCGTGAGTTTGTCGAAGAGCTGAAAAAGCTCCGGGAAACCCACAATTTTCTCATCGTTGCCGACGAGATACAGGCTGGTTGCGGAAGAACCGGGAAATTTTTCAGCTACATGCATTTCGACATCGATCCGGACCTTGTCTGCGTTGCCAAACCGCTTGGTGGAGGTTTGCCGCTGGGTGCGGTTATCGGAAGCAGGAAAGTGCAGGATGTCTTTGCAGCCGGTAATCACGGAACGACATTCGGAGGAAACCCTGTAGCCTGCGCTGCCGGCCACGCACTGATCGAAACCCTCTACAGCAAGAAGATCATGGAGCACGCTCTTGCAACAGGATCATGGATCAAAGCAGCTCTGACGAAACTGGCCGAAACGCATACACAGATTCAGGAAATCCGTCAGTACGGATTGATGATCGGCATCACGGTTAACCGTGATGCCGCATATTATGTCCAGGAGTCTCTGAAAAGGAGGGTTCTCGTCAATGCCACAAGCCAGAACGTCATCCGACTGCTTCCGCCACTGACCATAACAGTCGAAGAAGCGCAACAATGTATTGATTGTCTCGATGAAATCTTCAGCGAAGAACAGTAA
- a CDS encoding NAD(P)/FAD-dependent oxidoreductase: MTRRQDQIKKASMKHVVIVGGGFTGITAARELGNKPDIRVTLIDRKNYHLFQPLLYQVAMSALGAGDIAEPLRNMLSRYQNITVFKGVVESIDPEQKTVHTDFGELTYDYLILACGVKHHYFGHEEWEEFAPGLKTIAQATEIRRRVMEAYEAAERTSDPVIRKKLLTFVIVGGGPTGVELAGSIGEMSRHTLSKFYRNIDPKLTRIFIVEAAPRILGAFAPELASRASRALENLGVQIWSSSMVNNVDKNGVQIGNERIEASTVLWAAGVRAVSLGSKMGAEVDRSGRIIVEEDLSVPGYPEIFCGGDQAHFAHHTEYPLPGMAPVAMQQGRSIGKNILNDIKGKTRKMFRYKDKGQMATIGRNKAIVEVGRLKFDGAPAWLTWLLVHIYYLTTFKHRILVLMQWGWSYFTFGHGARLIVNKEWRFYPDKKPCTTQNEKPD; the protein is encoded by the coding sequence GTGACCCGAAGACAAGACCAGATCAAGAAAGCATCGATGAAACACGTCGTGATTGTAGGCGGAGGATTTACAGGAATTACTGCCGCCAGAGAATTAGGAAATAAACCCGACATCAGGGTCACTCTGATAGACCGCAAAAACTATCATCTTTTTCAGCCCCTGCTCTATCAGGTTGCCATGTCCGCCCTGGGAGCAGGCGACATCGCTGAACCGCTGCGCAACATGCTCTCCCGCTATCAGAACATTACCGTCTTCAAAGGGGTTGTTGAATCTATCGACCCTGAACAGAAAACGGTCCATACTGATTTCGGAGAGCTCACCTACGACTACCTCATTCTTGCCTGTGGCGTCAAGCACCACTATTTCGGTCACGAAGAGTGGGAGGAGTTTGCCCCGGGCCTTAAAACCATTGCCCAGGCAACTGAAATACGACGCAGGGTCATGGAAGCCTATGAGGCTGCAGAGAGAACGTCCGATCCGGTTATCCGTAAAAAACTGCTGACATTCGTTATTGTCGGCGGCGGTCCCACCGGTGTTGAGCTTGCCGGATCCATCGGCGAGATGAGCCGCCATACGCTTTCGAAATTCTACCGGAACATCGACCCTAAACTCACCAGGATCTTCATCGTCGAAGCTGCCCCGCGCATTCTCGGAGCATTTGCGCCTGAACTTGCCAGCAGAGCCTCCAGAGCGCTGGAGAACCTCGGCGTCCAGATCTGGTCGAGCAGCATGGTCAACAATGTCGACAAAAACGGCGTCCAGATCGGCAACGAGCGTATCGAGGCATCCACGGTTCTCTGGGCTGCAGGTGTCCGCGCAGTAAGCCTCGGCAGTAAAATGGGAGCCGAAGTCGACCGCTCTGGAAGAATCATTGTCGAAGAGGACCTCTCGGTTCCGGGATATCCGGAGATATTCTGCGGTGGGGACCAGGCGCATTTCGCCCACCACACAGAGTACCCTCTTCCCGGTATGGCTCCCGTTGCCATGCAGCAGGGCCGTTCCATAGGAAAAAATATCCTCAACGACATCAAGGGCAAAACCCGCAAGATGTTCCGCTACAAAGACAAAGGCCAGATGGCCACCATAGGGCGCAACAAAGCCATTGTAGAAGTTGGCCGCCTCAAGTTTGACGGTGCTCCTGCCTGGCTGACCTGGCTTCTGGTGCATATCTACTACCTCACGACCTTCAAGCACAGAATACTGGTACTGATGCAGTGGGGATGGTCATATTTCACCTTTGGTCACGGTGCGCGCCTTATTGTCAACAAAGAGTGGCGATTCTACCCGGATAAAAAGCCCTGTACCACTCAGAATGAAAAACCGGACTGA
- a CDS encoding cupin domain-containing protein, with translation MLTAEEWIDKLELTKHPEGGYFRETYRSKVSYQFRKNPVFSGDRSYATSIFYLLRSGECSKLHRIKSDELWFFHAGSPLTVYIFHDVGLTSSFTLDPAEGVLHGIVPANTWFGARLHDVSAQDTFALSSCVVSPGFEFNDFTFANPDALIRKFPQHKDLITELT, from the coding sequence ATGCTGACAGCTGAAGAATGGATCGACAAACTTGAGCTGACCAAACACCCGGAAGGCGGTTACTTCCGGGAAACCTACCGTAGCAAGGTTTCCTATCAGTTCCGTAAAAACCCGGTTTTTTCCGGCGACCGCTCCTATGCAACATCGATTTTCTACCTGCTCAGAAGCGGGGAATGCTCAAAACTGCATCGAATCAAATCAGATGAGCTCTGGTTCTTTCATGCAGGCAGCCCCCTGACGGTCTATATTTTTCACGATGTCGGCCTGACGTCATCATTCACCCTCGACCCGGCTGAAGGCGTCCTGCACGGGATCGTTCCGGCCAACACATGGTTCGGGGCCCGGTTGCACGACGTCAGCGCTCAAGACACCTTCGCACTCAGCAGCTGCGTCGTCTCTCCCGGTTTCGAGTTCAATGATTTCACCTTCGCCAACCCGGACGCCCTGATCAGAAAATTTCCTCAGCACAAAGACCTGATCACGGAACTGACATGA
- the purE gene encoding 5-(carboxyamino)imidazole ribonucleotide mutase, producing MTKQTNDATPVVGIIMGSDSDFEIMKEAALVLDEFNIAYQVSVISAHRTPKELEQYAGSAKERGMKIIIAGAGGAAHLPGVTAALTVIPVIGVPIFSKKLNGQDSLYSIVQMPAGIPVATVGIDNARNAALLAVQILALSDTGIMKDIESFREKLADASKLKNKKIQEKLHADS from the coding sequence ATGACAAAACAGACCAATGACGCAACGCCTGTTGTAGGCATCATCATGGGTTCGGATTCCGACTTTGAAATAATGAAAGAGGCCGCCCTGGTCCTTGACGAATTCAATATCGCCTACCAGGTATCGGTCATATCGGCACACCGCACTCCCAAAGAACTGGAGCAGTATGCTGGAAGTGCAAAAGAGCGGGGAATGAAAATCATCATTGCCGGCGCAGGCGGTGCAGCTCACCTTCCCGGCGTCACTGCAGCTCTTACTGTCATTCCGGTTATCGGTGTACCGATCTTCAGTAAAAAACTCAATGGGCAGGATTCGCTCTATTCTATCGTGCAGATGCCGGCAGGCATTCCTGTGGCGACTGTCGGGATCGATAACGCCCGCAACGCAGCGCTGCTTGCCGTACAGATCCTTGCGCTGAGCGATACCGGGATCATGAAGGATATTGAATCGTTCCGGGAAAAACTTGCTGACGCATCGAAACTGAAAAACAAAAAAATACAGGAAAAGCTTCATGCTGACAGCTGA